The window TTGCATTAGCTctaaattaatttccatttaaaaaaagactTCATCTTCGAAAGACAAAGACATGTGAGTAAAAACTATTAGTTACTAgctaaaatatacataaagtataatatgtatatgtatatataaatctaTAATTATATTCGTACTAATAGTTTTTCCATATTTGTTTTGCACTTTACACGCTAATTTCATTTCAGTTAGTACTACGTTGTATCTCTGTTCATCATTTATCTATAAGGTTTTCGGTCTCTGGATCATGCCTCGTCCtgccatatacatatacatatacatatatatctcATCCACGATCGGTTAAAACTTCATCAGAATGGTCTTCACGCCCAACAAGTTCCGTACACTTTCATTGTATTTGATGAGGACCACCTTCGAGGAGCTGAACATGTTCAGTTTCTCGCCGGCGCACAACAACTGAAGGCAAGTGGCCTTCTCCAGGAAGTCATCGATCTTGAACTCCCGAAGTAGATGCTTCTGACTGCTAGCCAATGCGTTATTGTTGTTTGGACAGAGCTGTAAGGGGAACAGGAtgttaatatataattttttatagattAGATAGAAGACATACCTTGTTGAGCAGTGTATCCTTCGATTTAACTTTAAGTAAATTGCACAAATCGTTGAGTAGTACCCATTTATCACTGCCCTCGTCCTTGAGCAAGTACAGTGGTGGCAAGGGCACATCGGCCtcttcaaattcaaaaatatcaCCGTTCAATTCACTATCCATATCCATTGTCTCGATGTCCGCCTGATCGTCATCTATTCTATTACTTCTATTATTACTATTCGTTTGTGTTTGCTGTTGCGGAAGAGAAGGCTGAATCTGTGTTCCTGTTTCTGTTACAGTTTCCGCTTCCGCTTCCGGTTCTGGTTGTGGTTCTGGTTCCGCATCCACTTCCCTTTTCACTTCATTCTTGACATTCACAACGCTTGTTACTAAATTATTCCCAACATTCGCATTCAGCTCATCGTTGTTCTTATTGTTATTGCTATCCTCCTCCTCGGTGCCGGGCTCCAGTTTCACCATCGTTGTTGGTCCGGTAGTTACTCCGGTAGTTGCTAGAGTTCCAGTCTTAATTGCACTCGTCTCCCCGTTCTGCTTGATCGTTGTCACCCGACTCTCTCCATCATTCTGATCCTGCATCATCTCAGCATCCTGTGCCGGCTCCATCTTCATTTTAATTGGGATAACACCATTGCCATTGGAGTGGTTGGAGGTGATATTGCCGTTGCTCAGGATGCTAATGGTGCTGCCCATGTTACTCATACTAATATCCTGCTGCTTGGCCTCCTTCCTCTCCCTACGTAGAGCTCTGCTCATATCACAAGCTGTGTTCGGTACATTATCGAATATATCATAACCATATTCCTTAGCATCTGAAAGAAATAACCTTGTTTAGTGAAAGGATCTTAAGGAGGAGGTCTTCTTTCCAGGACTCACCAAATATCTCCCAGGGGCCTTGGAAGCGCATGGGCTTGATGTCGGCGGCGGCACTTTGGGCGTCGCTGAGGTGAGCGCGCAGGATGCGCCGCATCAATTTGCTTGAAGCTAACATTAGCGGAGTTTGTCCTGCAAGGATaacaaaaaggataaaatAGATTCCCACAAAAATGGCTAAGAGCTGAGTACCCACCTGAGTACGTTGCCAGCAACGGATCAGCGCCATAGGAGAGCAACAGACGCACCACCTCCTCGTGATCATTTTCGATGGCTCCGTGGAGTGGCCGGATGCCGGACTGGGCCGCCTCCGAGTGATTCGCTCCATACTGGAGCAGTATTCTGGCAATCTCCAGCCAGCCCTGGGTGCAGGCCTCATGCAGTGGCGTGTAGCCGGCATTGTCCTTCTGATCTGGATTCATATTCAGGCGATCCAGGCAGTAGACCACCACATCTATGAGTCCCTGGCGGGCGGCCTTGTGCATGGTGCTCTGGCCCACGCTCTTGTTGAGTACCCACTTCTGGAACTCCCGGTACACATCCATCTCCGTCTTGATCTTCGTCGGCAGATGGGAGCTGCCCGCAATTGTGCTGTCCGTGTCCTCCAGCCGCTCATCCGCCGATAGATGGGCCTGGGCCAGTTGGCTAGAGGTCTGGGCTTGGGACGACTTGTCTCCgtggttttggttttgattCTGGGCCGTTGTGGGACGCTTCTTCTTCCGGATGTAGTCGAAACCCGAGCTGCCCTTCCGTCGGAGGTACTTCCTCTTGTGGGGGCACTGCGGCGCCGTCGAGTTGAGGGCTTTGTCCTCCATGAGGGAGCGCCTGGCCAGCTTGTTGTCGCTGCCGCTCACAATGCTGTTCATTTGCTGCAGGAACTCCTCGTACTTCTGGTAGCTGATGGCATCGCCGTCCGCCTCCTGGGCGCATTCCGGCGGAGCCGATGCCGGACGTTCCGGCCCCACAAATATCTCCCGGATGATCTCCCGCCGTTGCTGCAGCTTGGACTCCGTTCGGGTCTTGCTCTGGAGGACCTTGGTGTCGAAGATGCTGAAGTGCCGGCGACTAGGATCGTCCAGATTTTGGCTCTCACTGCCGGGGGCCTCCTGCTGGGGCTGCTCGTACAGCGAAGTGGAGGCGGACGTTTGCGAGGTTTCACTGTGGATCTGGAGGTTGGTGGAGGCCGGAGCCGAGACAGAGATCTTCCTTGAATTCCCATGGACTGGGGGCGAGGAGTTGCTATTCCCATTGGTCACCCGAAGGACGAGATAGTCGATGAAGGACTTGGGTATGGACTCTTGTTTGCTGGCCGCCTTGGTCTTGGGACGGGTCTTCTTGAAGCAGGCCAGCTCCTGGCCGAGATCACGCCGCTCCAGGTCGGGCAGGGAGGCCGCCCCCTTGTTCAGCTTGTTAATCGAGATCAGTCGGTGGGGGATCTTGAGGGCCAGCTTGTAGCGATACTCCTCCAGGTACAGTTGCTGTTGCGGCGAGGTCTTGGCCGACTTGTTGTTACCACCGCCCTTGTTTCCCATTTTCAGCTTCGAGTTCCGGCCATTCAGCTGGCCAGCTTCGGAGTTCGGGCCACGTTTGTTGCGCAGCCGGGTGACCATCATCTCCTTCTTGCTGTCCACCACCTTGCGGACGTACTTGCGCTTTATTTTGGTGGTCGAGTTGCGGATGATTTTGTCGTTGCGCAGGACCTTGCTGTTGGCCAGCTGGAGCTCCAGCTCCTTGCGGTGCTTCGAGCGGGTCATGGTGTTCAGGTTGTGGGCTATCCGCTTCTTGAGAGTGGCACCCGGTCGCCGGCCCACCCGCTTCACGGGCTTCTTCTCTGCTTCGGCGTCCTCGTCGGTGCCCTCCTTGTCCTCTTCCTCCTGATCCtcatcgtcctcctcctcctcggcatcctcctcctcctcctcctcctcttcctcgTCGTCGTGGCTCTCCgagttggagttggagctGTCCTGCTGCTTCTGGTTATCCTCGGCTTTGgttttgttcttgttgttgctggtctTGGCCAGGGAGTTGCTCTTGGCCTCCTTCACCTTCTTGAGGTCCTTCTTCGAAGAGTTGCCCTTGGACTTGCTTTCCCCGCTGGAGCTCTGACTCCGACTCACACCCTGAGAGCAGTCCGCCTTCCCcttctcgtcgtcgctgctctgcTGACTGCTGGCCGCCTCCGGAGATCGCTGGCGGGCTCTTCCCTTCCGCATCAACGGCTTTTTCTGGCGGGCCGTCTTGCGCTTGTGGAGCTCCGTGGTGTCGCTCTCGGAGGAGCTGCTCTGACCCTCCTTGGGCGCCAGCCGGGCGGCTAtccgctgctcctgctgctgccgcttctTCTCCCGCTCCACCTTGCTCAGCTTCTTCTGGCCACTGCCGTTGCCCAGCGACGAGGAGATGCCATTGGTGGTGGTCGTCAGCTGCGTGCTGGCCGACTCGGCATCAGCTCCCACGGTGGCTGTGgcagtgggcgtggccaggGGTTGCCTCTTCAGGATCCTGGCCACTGGCAGGTCGTCCTCGCTCAGCTCCAGCTTgatgctggtggtggtggtgggcagGGGTGGCATGGGTGGCATGGGTGGCAGCACCACCGCCTTGTTGAGCAATTGCTCCACCAGATTGTTGCAGGTGCTGCCCCAGTCCAGGAGATTGCCCAAGCTGGCCCTCTCCTCCTCCAGGCCCAGGTCAGCGGACTTGGGAGGGGGCGGCGGCGCCGGTTCCAGTTTTATTTGGATGTGATTGGTGACCTGGTTGGGCGGCGTCCTTGGCGGCGACACCGCGCCCGTGGCATTGGCATTTGTGGTGGAGGTCACCAGGACAGGCGGCGTAAAGGTGAAGCCCTTGAGCTCTGCCTTCGTCCGGATGCGGGGCTCCATCTTCGGAATGGTCGTAGAACTGGCAGAGGAGGTAGAACTGGAGGTGGACTCGGGCAGTCCCTGAGGTTGTGTCTCCCTCTCCCGCTTGGCGGCCAGCGCCTGCTCATTCACGGCTATCACAGGCACGggagccaccaccaccaccgatGTGGGTGCCGCCACAATGGGTGGCACTACTCCCACGGAAGACTCCGCCTCCAGGCGCGCCTGCTTGGCGGCCGCCTGGTTGTACTCCTTGAGGTGCCTCTTCCGGCCCAGATAGTTCGGATTGCTGCTGTTGTGGGGGCTGGGAGAGGGCGTGGGCATCAGCTCGGGCGGCTTGCTGACTTGGACGATGCTCGTCTCCGGCGGCAGCTGCTGTCGCTTGGCGTACGGATTGGTCTCCAGGACACTGGGTCGCATCTGCTGCAGGGTTTTGATGACCAGAGCCGGAGCTGCTGCGGGGGCAGGAGGAGCTGCAGCTGGATGGTGGTGATGGTGGGGGAGAGGAGCTGGGGAGACGGACGCAGTGGACGGGGCTTGTCGGATCACAGGCGTGGGCGCGGGACTAGTGGGTGGTTGCCCCCTGGAGGCCGCCGAGAAATTCGGCGTGAAATCGAACCTGGGCAGGCCCAGTCCCCCGGCTGCACCTCCTCCGCTCAGGCTACCCGGCGAGGGCTTGTACTCCGTGGCACTGGGACTCCGGTACTTGTAGTCCGTGGAGTCCGCCGTCTGCTTCACCGTTCGCATGGACAGATCCAGCGGAGAATGAAGCGCTGGCGGGGGATTGGCAGCCGGAACCGCAACTGGAACTgcaactggaactggaactggagccGAGGCAGTGGCCTGCTGGATGACCCGACTGGGGGCCGTGGGATGATGGAGATGATTGCGGGCGGGAGCCTCCATGTTTAGGGTCTTCTTGATGATCTGCAGGTTCAGCTCCTGCTCACTGGCGGTGTTCCGCTTCAGCATGTCGTTGATGAGGGCCCGGTAGTTGGGCTTGGCTGGCGGTTTCTTGGCGGGAGTGGCGGCCGGATGGCTCTGGGCCTGGGACGGCGCTCCGCCCGGCTGGTAGCAGATGTCCGGCCCGTGCGGGTACACCTGCAGGGTGGAGTAGTTGGCACTGCTGGAGCTGGAAGCCGTGGACGACGAGGCGGGCTGTTGAGACGGAGCTGATTGCGGTGGCAGTGGCCCAGATCCAGGTAGGATGGTCCCGGGCGGGGCGCCCGTCACTGGCGGAGCTGGGGGCGCCGGTGTCGGAGACGCCACTGCTCCCGCCGCCGGCGACGGAGTGCCCTGGTGGTAGTAACTTGAGTAAGGAGTGGAGCTGGCCGTTCCCACCTGCTGGATCAGCTTGCCGTACTTGGTGGGATAGCCGTGCGGCGCCGGGACAGTGGCCATGGCTGGCGAGGCATCCCGCTCCCGACTGCTGCTGGTGCTCTCCGCACTGTACGGGTTGTGGTACAGCGAGGACCTCGTCGGCTGGGGCAGACTGCCGGGCAGAGCGTGCTCCGGCTCCAGCTTCACATAGCTGGCCGGCGGCGCCTTGGAACTCTTCCCACTGGACGTCGGATTGTAGTAGGTGGTGGACGCAGTGCGTCCGTAGTTGGCCGCTCCACTGCCGCCCCGTGGATACTCCAAGCTGGGACCTGGCGTCTCCCGGACATACTTCTCGATGGCGTTGTTCACCGTCGTCTGGAACTTCTCCGTGCTGAACTGCGGCATCGGCATGTAGAGGCTCTGGTGGTGGGCCGACGTGGAGGTCGGCGTTCCCGAGGACGTGGGCGTGGCTCCGGCACTGCGCTGCTCCGGCGGGGTCTCGTAGTGGGGAGGACACTTCCGGCCGTAGTTGGGACTCGGCTGCTGGTGCTCGTTGCTCGGATTACTGGGATTCACGACGTGCTCGAGCTCGTAGTGGTGCTGGCGGACGGAAGTGGAGGCGACAGCAGCGGAGGATGGGTTCGCTGACGAACTGGCAGTGGGTGGCGCTACTCCTGGCTGGGAACTGGCCGTGGATGCATAGCTGAGCACCTTGGAAGGGACAGGTACCGTCGAGTACTTAATGTCCTCCGGATAGTACCGCTGACTGGCGGAACGAGCGGCGGGCAGGGGGATCGTTCCAGAGCCCGTTGGCGGCTTCCCGTAGGAGTACCTGGCTGGCGGCTGGTGGTGATGCAGTTGCTCCTCCGCTGGCGGCCAGTAGGCAGTCCTACCCGTGGGATAAATGGCAGGATTCCCGTGATGTCGGAGGGCAGGCGCCGGTGCCGGGGCTGGAGCTGGCACGGTTTGGGTTTTGTAGCTCCAGTTGGGATGGGACGCCTCCGGCATCTTGTTCACCGTCAGATCCCGGTTGGAGGTGTAGTACTGCAGATGGGGATCCCCGCCCGTGGGTGGTGGCGCACTGCCCTGTCCCTGGGGAGGAACTGCCTGAGTTGGGGTGCTCCGGCTCATGTACATGGCCGTCCTGGACCGTTGATCCTCTCCCAGTCCGCCCGGCAGGTGCTGCAGACTTCCATAGCCGGCGGAGGAGGAGCTCCCCACCACCACTGTGTTGGAGCTGGTGGGCAGATGCTGCTGGTGATGGAGCTGCTGGTAGTGATGTGGATGATGGATCGCCTGGCCTGGTGGCTGCTGCGATCCTGGTGGTCCTGGTGGTGGCGGGTGGTGTGGATGCTGGTGGATCGGTGGCTGGTGGTGGGGCGGTGGTGCTGACGTGGGCGGGACGTGATGTGGGTGGTTCTGCATCGAGGGATGCGGCTGATGATGTGTCTGATATTCGTGATGTCTGTTGGGTTCCATGATAAGCAGGTCTGAAAGAGATTATAAGAGAGTatagatttatttatagagtttaaaaatatatactctATAGagtatagaaatatatatcttAATAACAAGTATCTAGTATCTAATAACTATCTTAAGAACAATTTTCTTACTCTCTGACTAGAGATTAAAAAAAGTAGAAACCTTATAGTTACAATAGTAAGTCTACTTCCAGTCCAAAAGTAGCTACTATGTCCTAGTAACTATACCATTTTATCTAGTattattaaatcttataaTTGATCTTAAGCTTAAACtagtttcattaaaatattttcaatccAAGTATAGATTGTTTTCAATTCTACAGATACTTCTCTTGAGAGCTTGAAACTATAAGATAGTTATAGTAAGATCATAGTAAGATCTATAAACCCTTAGACCTTCTCTATATGACTTTTTTTGTGTAACTTTCCCTTCATTATTATAATGAATTATTACCAAAAACTCTAGTCAACAACtctttcatttaaaaatgtacaaaTTCCAAGGCACGATGATGAAAtttctaaaaacaaataaacttAAGATCCGAAATACTTGAGAGATGGGGGAAACGGAGAGGCAAACAGTTCAACGACTTTCTAAAGAACGTGCACAAAAATAAACTGACTTTCCAATGAACCATATCCCAGGCCGAACAAAATTCCCCCAAAATGAATCATTTATGGCGAAAAATGGGCAGCAAATTAGCAAATTGTAAAGGAATCTCAAATAGacaatataattaaaaatatttatgatttagGGGTGATTATTGGAGATTATTTAATGGTCTAACTCAAGTCGTAtgtcttatttattttaagatcTTTAAACGTTAAATAAACTCCCCTAATTGCAACTAAAAAGTTATAATTTCTGCAAGCTATGGAGTATCAAGAGCTGATAAGAACCATATGTTGTGGAGATAAGCTCTTTATAGAGTAGAGAGTCGACTCTACCCCCTCCGAGTTTgcattttttgtgaaaatagTCGTCAGTCCTCAATTCCGATCCGAAATGCAatcaattttatttgaaacttGTTTCCAATCTTTGGTCATCAGTTTCCCTTGGATTATTAATGGGACTGACCCCACTCACGTGTTGTTTAGATTATTAGAagcacaaataaataaataaatagaaaataaaaatagaataaataGAGAAATAATGGGCAGATATTACGGCAGAGATAAAAGTCTCACTCACTGACAACTGCCAGCAGATAGAGCTCAAGGCGAGAGGCCTCTGCCTCGCCAGTCTCATAtctaatataaacaaaaacaaatactaaaaaatacatatagtACTATGTATATTCaaataaaagcaaacaaataGTTAAACATGAAAATAAAGACAAGCAAGCGCTAAAAATCATTCCGATTTGCGCACAAATCGCTCCTCAAAAGTTATTCAACGCATTTCGTTTCTTTTTCTATTTCTGTAGAGTGTTGTGTGTTTGAGTGTTGTGTGTTTGTTGTGGGCGTGTTCGACATTGTTAAttgtcatttttattttttattttttcccctttttttccatttttttttgttctattCAATACAACAAATGCCTGTTTGATGGCCCATCTGtatgtatttttgagtttggCAGAGCAGAcctgttaatttgtttaaaaaatcataataGCATAAAACCACggctataaataaataaatggcaGATTTTGAAATGATTTAGACAAGTCTTCGAATCGCTGGCACCTCGCCGATCGTTTAAATCACTTTTATGCTTTATTAATGACtcgcaaaattaaatattttaaaatgaaatgtCACAGAAATTAGGAAATCTTGCAATTCTTAGAAATAGTCTTAATTATTTTAGGGGGTATACCATTAAATTCTGTTTGAAAGCTCTTGAGTTGAAATCTAGCAAgtaatttgcatttaaaatatttgaatttattggcttttaattgttttctttAATTATACTTATGggtatatatttaaaacatgtatttattttggttttctttattttaatatatatttttactaaTTTTCGGCCATAATTCTAATTCTTATAACAATTTAAAGGGTTTTATAAGTTTCAGAAGCGAATAAGGAatcttttttgaatatattttacaTCCTCTATAGAAAACACTATAAAAAtgctttaatattttaagcaaaaTAACCCCTTAAGCCCTTGTAACCCCTTGAACCCAATTATGACCTAATATAACATCCCTTTTCctcaaaaatcaaacaaaaagtTCCATTGTTCTTTAAATTATTGCCGACAAGTACAAGTTTGTTTCGATTTCCTCGAGTGAATGAACTTTGAATgagaattaaatgaaaaaaaggcCTCCCAATCcgaataataacaataataatgcATCCTAATCAGCCTTTCGGCCTTCAGTTTTCGCTTTCCCCTTCGTGTTTAGCAAaacatttgtttatttgcgaTTTTCCTTATCTTTTCCCTCCCATTGCTGTTTACTTTCTATCTTCCATTTCTATCTTCcttttgttgcttttctttctctttgttttgaaatatttgcaattcgaaaattttaatttttacagCTGGCAGTGGTGGGTTgtgtttgaaaataaaaaatattccctCAGCTTGGCCttggcttaaaaaaaaaaacaaataccaGAGAGAGTGGGGGTtaaagatatatatgtatCTTGCAAATAccaaaacacaacaacaacaacaatagcaaaCATGCGGCTTATTTAGCATTTTAATTTGGCATTTGttgcttgtttttgttttttgtttttgttgttttgtttttagtcgCACGCtttgttttataatttcaCATTTCGCAAAAGTTCGTTGTGCTCTTACGTcgcctccttctcctcctcctcctttctctcactctctctctctctctgttgGAGAGTATCTCCCCTATGTATTAgtgagtatctgtgtgtatttatttttatcatttgcacaataaaaaaaagaaaaattgcaataacacaaaataaaaatgcgtCACAAATTTATTTGCACTTTTGCTGTCGGTTGTTCGTATCAGAAGAGACcctcacaaacacacacactcacacacacactcacacacacactcacacacacacattcacacacac of the Drosophila ananassae strain 14024-0371.13 chromosome 2R, ASM1763931v2, whole genome shotgun sequence genome contains:
- the LOC6493672 gene encoding nascent polypeptide-associated complex subunit alpha, muscle-specific form is translated as MEPNRHHEYQTHHQPHPSMQNHPHHVPPTSAPPPHHQPPIHQHPHHPPPPGPPGSQQPPGQAIHHPHHYQQLHHQQHLPTSSNTVVVGSSSSAGYGSLQHLPGGLGEDQRSRTAMYMSRSTPTQAVPPQGQGSAPPPTGGDPHLQYYTSNRDLTVNKMPEASHPNWSYKTQTVPAPAPAPAPALRHHGNPAIYPTGRTAYWPPAEEQLHHHQPPARYSYGKPPTGSGTIPLPAARSASQRYYPEDIKYSTVPVPSKVLSYASTASSQPGVAPPTASSSANPSSAAVASTSVRQHHYELEHVVNPSNPSNEHQQPSPNYGRKCPPHYETPPEQRSAGATPTSSGTPTSTSAHHQSLYMPMPQFSTEKFQTTVNNAIEKYVRETPGPSLEYPRGGSGAANYGRTASTTYYNPTSSGKSSKAPPASYVKLEPEHALPGSLPQPTRSSLYHNPYSAESTSSSRERDASPAMATVPAPHGYPTKYGKLIQQVGTASSTPYSSYYHQGTPSPAAGAVASPTPAPPAPPVTGAPPGTILPGSGPLPPQSAPSQQPASSSTASSSSSANYSTLQVYPHGPDICYQPGGAPSQAQSHPAATPAKKPPAKPNYRALINDMLKRNTASEQELNLQIIKKTLNMEAPARNHLHHPTAPSRVIQQATASAPVPVPVAVPVAVPAANPPPALHSPLDLSMRTVKQTADSTDYKYRSPSATEYKPSPGSLSGGGAAGGLGLPRFDFTPNFSAASRGQPPTSPAPTPVIRQAPSTASVSPAPLPHHHHHPAAAPPAPAAAPALVIKTLQQMRPSVLETNPYAKRQQLPPETSIVQVSKPPELMPTPSPSPHNSSNPNYLGRKRHLKEYNQAAAKQARLEAESSVGVVPPIVAAPTSVVVVAPVPVIAVNEQALAAKRERETQPQGLPESTSSSTSSASSTTIPKMEPRIRTKAELKGFTFTPPVLVTSTTNANATGAVSPPRTPPNQVTNHIQIKLEPAPPPPPKSADLGLEEERASLGNLLDWGSTCNNLVEQLLNKAVVLPPMPPMPPLPTTTTSIKLELSEDDLPVARILKRQPLATPTATATVGADAESASTQLTTTTNGISSSLGNGSGQKKLSKVEREKKRQQQEQRIAARLAPKEGQSSSSESDTTELHKRKTARQKKPLMRKGRARQRSPEAASSQQSSDDEKGKADCSQGVSRSQSSSGESKSKGNSSKKDLKKVKEAKSNSLAKTSNNKNKTKAEDNQKQQDSSNSNSESHDDEEEEEEEEEDAEEEEDDEDQEEEDKEGTDEDAEAEKKPVKRVGRRPGATLKKRIAHNLNTMTRSKHRKELELQLANSKVLRNDKIIRNSTTKIKRKYVRKVVDSKKEMMVTRLRNKRGPNSEAGQLNGRNSKLKMGNKGGGNNKSAKTSPQQQLYLEEYRYKLALKIPHRLISINKLNKGAASLPDLERRDLGQELACFKKTRPKTKAASKQESIPKSFIDYLVLRVTNGNSNSSPPVHGNSRKISVSAPASTNLQIHSETSQTSASTSLYEQPQQEAPGSESQNLDDPSRRHFSIFDTKVLQSKTRTESKLQQRREIIREIFVGPERPASAPPECAQEADGDAISYQKYEEFLQQMNSIVSGSDNKLARRSLMEDKALNSTAPQCPHKRKYLRRKGSSGFDYIRKKKRPTTAQNQNQNHGDKSSQAQTSSQLAQAHLSADERLEDTDSTIAGSSHLPTKIKTEMDVYREFQKWVLNKSVGQSTMHKAARQGLIDVVVYCLDRLNMNPDQKDNAGYTPLHEACTQGWLEIARILLQYGANHSEAAQSGIRPLHGAIENDHEEVVRLLLSYGADPLLATYSGQTPLMLASSKLMRRILRAHLSDAQSAAADIKPMRFQGPWEIFDAKEYGYDIFDNVPNTACDMSRALRRERKEAKQQDISMSNMGSTISILSNGNITSNHSNGNGVIPIKMKMEPAQDAEMMQDQNDGESRVTTIKQNGETSAIKTGTLATTGVTTGPTTMVKLEPGTEEEDSNNNKNNDELNANVGNNLVTSVVNVKNEVKREVDAEPEPQPEPEAEAETVTETGTQIQPSLPQQQTQTNSNNRSNRIDDDQADIETMDMDSELNGDIFEFEEADVPLPPLYLLKDEGSDKWVLLNDLCNLLKVKSKDTLLNKLCPNNNNALASSQKHLLREFKIDDFLEKATCLQLLCAGEKLNMFSSSKVVLIKYNESVRNLLGVKTILMKF